The Niallia alba genome includes a window with the following:
- the fabZ gene encoding 3-hydroxyacyl-ACP dehydratase FabZ — MLDINQIKEIIPHRYPFLLVDRILEVEEGKRAVGIKNVSANEEYFNGHFPEYPVMPGVLIVEALAQVGAVAMLIKEENKGRLAFFAGVDSCRFKKQVYPGDQLRLEVEMTRVRGNFGKGKCVATVDGEIACEAEIMFALGDKTEA, encoded by the coding sequence ATGTTAGATATTAATCAAATTAAAGAAATTATTCCTCATCGATATCCATTTTTATTAGTAGATAGAATTTTGGAAGTGGAAGAAGGCAAAAGGGCAGTCGGCATTAAAAATGTGTCTGCAAATGAAGAGTATTTTAATGGCCATTTTCCCGAGTATCCTGTTATGCCAGGTGTATTAATCGTAGAAGCATTAGCGCAGGTTGGAGCGGTTGCTATGCTGATTAAAGAAGAAAATAAAGGGAGACTCGCATTCTTTGCTGGAGTCGATAGCTGCCGTTTTAAAAAGCAAGTGTATCCTGGTGACCAACTACGTCTTGAAGTGGAAATGACAAGAGTGCGTGGAAACTTTGGCAAAGGAAAATGTGTAGCGACTGTTGATGGAGAAATTGCTTGTGAAGCAGAAATCATGTTTGCTTTAGGCGATAAAACAGAAGCATAA
- a CDS encoding DNA-directed RNA polymerase subunit beta: MMALNSSSQEMVKTREEFKEEKKEKQNTEEMASPKRKIRVRLFPIWLRIIVIILIMAVSVLAGAIVGYSVMGDGRVNDTFKNETWAHISNLINEE, encoded by the coding sequence ATGATGGCATTAAATAGCAGTAGTCAGGAAATGGTTAAGACAAGGGAAGAATTTAAAGAAGAAAAAAAAGAAAAGCAGAATACAGAAGAAATGGCTTCTCCTAAGCGAAAGATTAGAGTTCGTCTGTTTCCTATCTGGCTACGCATCATTGTCATTATTTTAATAATGGCTGTCAGTGTTCTAGCTGGAGCGATTGTAGGGTATAGTGTAATGGGAGATGGAAGAGTTAACGATACCTTCAAAAATGAAACGTGGGCGCATATCAGCAATTTAATAAATGAAGAGTAA
- a CDS encoding flagellar hook-basal body protein — protein MNRTMITASNTLTQLQKQMDLISNNMANVDTTGYKKQNGTFTDMLFQQFNNQKDETQEVNRLTPNGIRQGVGAKLAQTQLVMTQGSIQASDRVLDTALTKEGQLYRVLVQDGGITEVRYTRDGAMYLSPVSDNENMLVTKEGHAILDENNNPILLNNNVKDYIFSSTGTLTVQFNNGGQETINLGISYANNPQSLEKTGDNLYRLSDMADENEAIMDLNGARRSEIAMKQNALEQSNVDISKEMVNLIATQRSYQFQSRSISLADQMMGLVNGIR, from the coding sequence ATGAATAGAACGATGATAACCGCTAGTAATACTTTGACACAATTACAAAAGCAAATGGATCTTATCAGTAATAATATGGCTAATGTTGATACTACTGGTTATAAAAAGCAAAATGGGACGTTTACTGATATGCTTTTTCAGCAATTTAACAATCAGAAGGATGAGACTCAGGAAGTCAATCGTCTGACTCCAAATGGAATCCGACAAGGAGTAGGCGCTAAACTTGCTCAAACACAATTAGTGATGACACAAGGATCGATTCAAGCCTCTGATAGGGTATTAGATACAGCCTTGACAAAAGAAGGGCAATTATATCGAGTACTAGTGCAAGACGGCGGTATAACAGAAGTTCGTTACACAAGAGACGGAGCGATGTACTTATCTCCTGTTTCTGATAATGAGAATATGCTCGTGACAAAAGAAGGGCATGCAATCCTTGATGAGAATAATAACCCAATTTTATTAAATAATAATGTTAAGGATTATATTTTTTCATCAACTGGTACTTTAACCGTTCAGTTTAATAATGGAGGTCAGGAAACCATTAATTTAGGGATCTCGTATGCCAATAATCCACAAAGCCTTGAAAAAACAGGGGACAATTTATACCGACTTTCAGATATGGCTGACGAAAATGAAGCAATTATGGATTTAAACGGTGCGAGAAGAAGCGAGATTGCGATGAAACAGAATGCATTGGAGCAATCCAATGTGGATATAAGCAAAGAAATGGTTAATCTGATTGCTACACAGCGCTCCTATCAATTTCAGTCCAGATCCATCTCTTTAGCAGATCAGATGATGGGATTAGTGAATGGAATACGTTAA
- a CDS encoding flagellar hook-basal body protein: protein MFKGFYTAASGMLAQQRKTEMLSNNMANSTTPGFKADQSSMRAFPELLQQSVRKNGVGAVEKEQVGYLATGVYMQEAIPKFTQGDLNQTELKTDLALLNVNVPGNGTNAGGGLFFTIQNANGEAAYSRNGNFTLDGQGYLTTASGLYVLDENNERIQLTSTDFSVTSDGVITSGNGEAYRLGISYTDTPEQLVKEGDGLYRAQDGAVLQSAYANNQVNFQVRQGFLENSNVDTAQTMTDMMTAYRAFEANQKILQAYDKSMDQAANEIGKI, encoded by the coding sequence ATGTTTAAAGGGTTCTATACAGCAGCTTCCGGTATGCTTGCACAGCAACGCAAAACCGAAATGCTTTCTAATAATATGGCTAATAGCACGACACCAGGTTTTAAAGCAGATCAATCATCCATGAGAGCTTTCCCTGAATTATTGCAGCAGAGTGTTAGGAAAAATGGGGTTGGCGCTGTTGAAAAAGAGCAAGTAGGCTATTTGGCAACAGGAGTCTATATGCAGGAAGCTATACCAAAGTTTACTCAGGGTGACCTTAATCAAACAGAATTAAAAACAGATTTAGCACTTTTAAATGTAAATGTTCCAGGGAATGGGACTAATGCTGGTGGCGGATTATTTTTTACCATCCAAAATGCAAATGGAGAAGCAGCTTACTCCAGAAATGGAAACTTTACTTTAGATGGACAAGGATATTTAACAACGGCTAGTGGTTTATATGTTTTGGATGAAAATAATGAGCGAATACAATTAACAAGTACGGATTTTAGCGTTACCTCTGACGGTGTAATTACAAGTGGTAATGGAGAAGCTTATCGCCTTGGGATTAGCTATACAGATACACCAGAACAGCTTGTGAAAGAAGGCGATGGTTTGTATCGAGCACAGGACGGAGCAGTTCTCCAAAGTGCTTATGCAAATAATCAAGTTAATTTCCAAGTGAGGCAAGGATTTTTAGAAAACTCAAATGTAGATACAGCGCAAACGATGACAGATATGATGACAGCCTATCGAGCATTTGAAGCAAATCAAAAAATATTACAGGCTTATGATAAGAGTATGGATCAAGCAGCAAATGAAATCGGTAAGATATAA
- the mreB gene encoding rod shape-determining protein: protein MFARDIGIDLGTANVLIHVKGKGIVLNEPSVVALDRNTGRVLAVGEEARRMVGRTPGNIVAIRPLKDGVIADFDVTEAMLKHFINKLNVKGFLSKPRILICCPTNITSVEQKAIKEAAEKSGGKKIYLEEEPKVAAIGAGMDIFQPSGNMVVDIGGGTTDVAVLSMGDIVTSSSIKMAGDKFDNEILQYIKRRYKLLIGERTAENIKINIGTVFSGSRKEEMDIRGRDMVSGLPRTITVYSDEIEQALRESVSVIVQAAKSVLERTPPELSADIIDRGVILTGGGALLHGIDLLLADELKVPVLVAENPMDCVAIGTGMMLDNIDRIAKRKLS from the coding sequence ATGTTTGCTAGAGATATTGGTATTGACTTAGGAACAGCAAATGTTCTCATTCATGTTAAAGGAAAAGGAATTGTTTTAAATGAACCTTCTGTTGTGGCATTAGATCGCAATACAGGAAGAGTATTAGCAGTTGGAGAAGAAGCGCGTCGTATGGTTGGACGTACGCCTGGAAACATTGTAGCTATCCGCCCATTGAAAGACGGCGTAATCGCTGATTTTGATGTGACAGAAGCAATGTTGAAGCATTTCATCAATAAATTAAATGTAAAAGGATTTTTATCTAAGCCGAGAATTCTTATTTGCTGTCCTACGAATATTACGAGTGTAGAACAAAAAGCAATTAAAGAAGCAGCGGAAAAAAGTGGTGGAAAGAAAATCTATTTAGAAGAAGAACCAAAAGTAGCAGCTATCGGTGCAGGAATGGATATTTTCCAGCCAAGCGGAAATATGGTTGTTGATATTGGTGGCGGTACAACAGACGTAGCAGTGCTATCAATGGGGGATATTGTTACTTCTTCCAGTATTAAAATGGCTGGAGATAAATTTGATAATGAAATTCTACAGTACATTAAACGCAGGTATAAGCTACTAATTGGGGAACGTACTGCTGAGAATATAAAAATCAATATTGGAACTGTTTTCTCTGGATCAAGAAAAGAAGAAATGGATATCCGCGGACGCGATATGGTTTCGGGCCTTCCAAGAACTATAACGGTTTATTCGGATGAAATTGAACAAGCATTGAGAGAATCAGTATCTGTTATTGTACAAGCTGCAAAAAGTGTCTTAGAAAGAACACCTCCTGAGCTGTCAGCAGATATTATCGATCGTGGGGTTATTTTAACTGGAGGCGGTGCATTACTTCACGGGATTGATTTACTATTAGCAGATGAACTAAAGGTTCCAGTGTTGGTAGCTGAAAATCCTATGGATTGTGTGGCAATCGGTACAGGGATGATGCTGGATAACATTGATCGTATCGCAAAAAGGAAATTAAGCTAA
- the spoIIID gene encoding sporulation transcriptional regulator SpoIIID, whose translation MHDYIKERTIKIGKYIVETRKTVRVIAKEFGVSKSTVHKDLTERLPEINPDLANEVKEILDYHKSIRHLRGGEATKMKYKKEELEGEIVQ comes from the coding sequence GTGCACGATTACATCAAAGAGAGAACTATCAAGATTGGAAAGTATATCGTGGAGACGAGAAAAACGGTTCGCGTAATAGCGAAAGAGTTTGGCGTATCCAAAAGTACAGTCCATAAAGATTTAACAGAAAGACTTCCTGAAATTAACCCAGATTTAGCAAATGAAGTGAAGGAGATCCTTGATTATCATAAATCTATTAGACATCTACGCGGTGGGGAAGCAACAAAAATGAAGTATAAAAAGGAAGAGCTTGAAGGGGAAATTGTACAGTAA
- a CDS encoding M23 family metallopeptidase → MREEENKRTSPKSKVKSFFKKRWAFPAIYIASAAIILTGVLWYQNSASETDKYKYDNADMPTKQTDEPAEPVAKEFENFAWPVIEEDSFITQKEFYDNTASKEKQAESLVFYNNQYQPNTGIDLKREDDSEFEVVAALSGTVTKVAEDSLLGNTIEIDHENGIKTYYQSVKDFQVEVGDEVKKGQPLATAGKSKLNQDASVHVHFEVRKDNVAVNPIDYFGKPLSALQSDDTSGATSEAGSEVEESSTSEEEMPTDNSLENGSNSNQDEDAEGSTSTDPNA, encoded by the coding sequence ATGAGAGAGGAAGAAAACAAACGTACTTCTCCAAAGTCAAAAGTAAAAAGCTTTTTCAAAAAGCGTTGGGCATTTCCAGCCATTTATATCGCAAGTGCAGCTATTATTCTAACAGGTGTCCTTTGGTATCAAAATAGCGCATCAGAAACAGATAAGTATAAATATGATAACGCTGATATGCCAACGAAACAAACAGATGAACCTGCAGAACCAGTAGCAAAAGAATTTGAAAATTTTGCATGGCCAGTAATAGAGGAAGATTCGTTTATTACACAAAAGGAATTTTACGACAATACGGCTAGTAAAGAAAAACAGGCCGAATCATTAGTGTTTTATAATAATCAATATCAACCAAATACAGGTATCGATTTAAAACGCGAAGACGATAGTGAATTTGAAGTGGTAGCTGCCCTTAGTGGTACTGTTACGAAAGTAGCAGAAGATTCTCTATTAGGAAATACGATTGAAATTGACCATGAAAATGGAATTAAAACATATTATCAATCTGTGAAGGATTTTCAAGTAGAAGTAGGCGATGAAGTTAAAAAAGGTCAGCCATTAGCTACTGCTGGTAAAAGTAAGTTGAATCAAGATGCAAGTGTTCATGTTCACTTTGAAGTAAGAAAAGATAATGTAGCTGTGAACCCAATTGATTATTTTGGCAAGCCATTAAGTGCTCTACAAAGTGATGATACTTCTGGTGCTACGTCAGAGGCTGGATCAGAAGTAGAAGAATCAAGCACTTCTGAAGAAGAAATGCCAACAGATAACTCATTAGAAAATGGTTCAAACTCTAATCAGGATGAAGATGCAGAAGGTTCTACATCAACTGATCCAAACGCTTAA
- the spoIID gene encoding stage II sporulation protein D, with the protein MIKIKPFFVLGAILFAITLLVPTILVLPSIQDKKEEAKINTESAEVSEPAIEVAVYRENKQEVEKLDLEDYVVGVVASEMPAKFELEALKAQALTARTYIVKRMTSQEKTDLPDGALVGDTINYQVYNNRDELKKIWENAGYDWQKNITKIEEAVAATKGQILTYEGTPIDATFFSTSNGYTENSDDVWANSISYLQSVESPWDVNSPKFKGEVTMPVKDFEKSLGVTLASGSEVLEDVKYTKGKRIASAKINGKEISGIDIREKLNLKSTDFTMERKGNTIYIATKGYGHGVGMSQYGANGMAANGKNYEEIVKYYYKGVEVTASDDMLAKYTAQK; encoded by the coding sequence ATGATTAAAATCAAACCTTTCTTCGTACTAGGAGCTATTCTGTTTGCCATCACTTTACTTGTTCCCACAATCCTTGTTCTGCCCTCTATTCAGGATAAAAAGGAAGAGGCAAAGATTAATACGGAATCTGCCGAAGTGTCAGAGCCTGCTATTGAAGTGGCAGTCTATCGGGAAAATAAGCAGGAAGTAGAGAAATTAGACTTAGAAGACTATGTAGTTGGGGTTGTTGCCTCAGAGATGCCAGCAAAATTTGAATTGGAAGCATTAAAAGCACAAGCCTTAACAGCAAGAACATATATTGTAAAAAGAATGACGAGTCAAGAAAAAACAGATTTACCCGATGGCGCTTTAGTAGGCGATACCATTAACTATCAAGTATATAACAATCGCGACGAGCTAAAGAAAATTTGGGAGAATGCCGGTTATGACTGGCAAAAGAATATAACGAAGATTGAAGAAGCTGTAGCGGCTACAAAGGGGCAAATTTTAACGTATGAGGGTACACCTATTGATGCCACATTCTTCTCCACAAGCAACGGATATACGGAAAACTCAGATGATGTTTGGGCTAATTCTATCTCCTATTTACAAAGTGTTGAAAGTCCATGGGATGTCAATTCACCCAAGTTTAAAGGAGAAGTTACAATGCCCGTTAAGGATTTCGAAAAAAGTTTAGGTGTTACGCTAGCATCTGGCAGTGAAGTATTAGAAGATGTTAAATACACAAAAGGAAAGCGAATTGCAAGTGCAAAAATAAACGGAAAAGAGATATCAGGAATAGATATTCGGGAGAAGTTAAATCTAAAATCAACTGATTTTACAATGGAACGTAAGGGAAATACCATTTATATTGCCACAAAGGGTTACGGCCATGGAGTAGGAATGAGCCAATATGGTGCAAACGGAATGGCAGCCAACGGAAAAAACTATGAAGAAATCGTAAAATACTATTACAAAGGCGTAGAAGTAACAGCATCAGATGATATGCTAGCGAAATATACAGCTCAGAAATAA
- the murA gene encoding UDP-N-acetylglucosamine 1-carboxyvinyltransferase, with product MDKIIVRGGKRLNGTVKVEGAKNAVLPVIAATLLASDGKSIIKSVPTLSDVYTINEVLRYLNADVHFENGEVTVDASKELSVEAPFEYVRKMRASVLVMGSLLARNGHARVALPGGCAIGSRPIDQHLKGFEAMGAKVQVGNGFIEASVDGRLKGAKIYLDFPSVGATENIMMAASLAVGTTVIENVAKEPEIVDLANFLNKMGAKVRGAGTGTIRIEGVDVLHGTEHVIIPDRIEAGTFLIAAAITNGNVLVQGAVPEHLSSLIAKMEEMGVVFKEEEDGIRVISAENLKAVDIKTMPHPGFPTDMQSQMMALLLRAKGTSMITETVFENRFMHVEEFRRMNGDVKIEGRSVVMNGPTNLQGAEVAATDLRAAAALILSGLVADGITRVTELKHLDRGYVNFHEKLAALGADIERITEESELTLTASYVADLNA from the coding sequence TTGGATAAAATCATCGTCCGCGGCGGAAAAAGGTTAAATGGTACGGTAAAAGTAGAAGGCGCAAAAAATGCCGTTTTGCCTGTGATCGCCGCTACATTATTAGCAAGTGATGGTAAAAGTATAATTAAATCAGTTCCGACTCTTTCAGATGTATATACGATTAATGAAGTATTACGATATTTGAATGCAGACGTACATTTTGAAAATGGAGAAGTAACTGTTGACGCATCGAAAGAATTAAGTGTGGAAGCACCATTTGAATATGTTAGAAAAATGCGAGCATCTGTTTTAGTAATGGGATCTTTGTTAGCAAGAAATGGTCATGCAAGAGTAGCATTACCTGGAGGCTGTGCAATTGGTTCAAGACCAATTGATCAGCATCTAAAAGGTTTCGAAGCAATGGGAGCAAAGGTTCAGGTTGGTAATGGATTTATCGAAGCATCTGTAGATGGACGCTTAAAAGGAGCAAAAATCTATCTTGATTTCCCAAGTGTAGGTGCTACAGAAAATATTATGATGGCTGCTTCATTAGCAGTAGGTACAACTGTTATCGAAAACGTAGCAAAAGAACCAGAAATAGTGGACTTAGCTAACTTCCTAAATAAAATGGGAGCAAAAGTAAGAGGTGCAGGTACAGGAACAATTCGAATCGAAGGTGTTGATGTTCTGCATGGTACAGAACATGTTATTATTCCAGACAGAATTGAAGCTGGCACTTTCTTAATTGCTGCCGCTATTACGAATGGAAATGTACTAGTACAAGGTGCTGTTCCAGAACATTTATCTTCCTTAATTGCCAAGATGGAAGAAATGGGTGTTGTCTTTAAAGAAGAGGAAGATGGAATTCGTGTAATTAGTGCAGAAAATTTAAAAGCTGTAGACATTAAAACAATGCCTCATCCAGGTTTCCCAACAGATATGCAATCTCAAATGATGGCATTACTTCTTCGTGCAAAAGGCACAAGTATGATTACAGAAACTGTTTTTGAAAACCGCTTTATGCATGTAGAAGAATTTAGACGTATGAATGGCGACGTGAAAATTGAAGGCCGCTCTGTTGTAATGAACGGACCAACCAATCTGCAAGGTGCTGAAGTAGCTGCTACTGATTTACGCGCTGCTGCTGCTTTGATTTTATCTGGACTTGTAGCAGATGGTATTACGCGTGTTACAGAGTTAAAGCACTTAGATCGTGGTTATGTAAATTTCCATGAAAAACTAGCTGCTTTAGGCGCTGATATCGAAAGAATTACGGAAGAAAGCGAATTAACATTAACTGCAAGTTATGTTGCGGATTTAAATGCATAA
- a CDS encoding YwmB family TATA-box binding protein has protein sequence MKINKTLIIITFLIGLACLTFGNNITIARTKSDLITINEILQKQENVTINEWSLHARERLENVTSIKDAKAYQSKLSKVFPNSDWVETKNHQSWQAKMVLQSSSKMEESIILTTSLTTDAVQTYIMYEVRGKKLEDTEMKRLDMEINKKISDIFRGKPTIFSCIKGEFSDKMNETLPYKVNHLLNAFQAKKVEALEEDDFISTSAYTPLFEERIDNSEKEMNVQIGLRTQDMGGKTTFVVGTPIITIEY, from the coding sequence ATGAAGATAAATAAAACGTTAATAATAATAACCTTTTTGATTGGTTTGGCTTGTCTTACATTTGGGAATAACATCACTATCGCGAGAACGAAATCTGATTTAATAACAATAAATGAAATTTTACAAAAACAAGAAAACGTAACAATAAATGAATGGTCTCTGCATGCAAGAGAAAGGCTGGAAAATGTTACAAGCATAAAAGATGCAAAAGCATATCAGTCAAAATTAAGCAAAGTTTTCCCAAATAGTGACTGGGTAGAAACGAAAAACCACCAAAGCTGGCAAGCAAAGATGGTGTTACAATCCAGTAGCAAAATGGAAGAAAGTATAATCTTAACGACTTCTTTAACCACTGACGCCGTTCAAACATATATTATGTATGAGGTGAGAGGGAAGAAGTTAGAGGATACAGAAATGAAAAGGTTAGATATGGAAATTAACAAAAAAATTTCTGACATATTTCGTGGGAAACCAACAATTTTCTCTTGTATTAAAGGCGAATTCAGTGATAAGATGAATGAGACTTTGCCTTATAAAGTTAACCATTTGCTAAATGCATTTCAAGCAAAAAAAGTAGAGGCGTTGGAAGAGGATGATTTTATATCCACCTCCGCTTATACGCCCTTATTTGAAGAACGAATTGATAATAGTGAAAAGGAAATGAACGTACAAATAGGATTGAGAACACAAGATATGGGAGGAAAAACTACCTTTGTAGTTGGCACACCCATCATAACGATTGAATATTAA
- a CDS encoding DUF1146 family protein, translating into MVEAFGQQALLSILIHIVFIALSWWALQSLNFEKFLRKNRVFQARVLYVLLAVIMGSIVSNFLLDYLIWSQQLPLIFK; encoded by the coding sequence ATGGTAGAAGCTTTTGGACAACAAGCATTACTGAGTATTTTAATACATATCGTTTTTATTGCTCTTTCGTGGTGGGCATTACAGTCCCTAAATTTTGAGAAATTCCTTCGAAAGAACCGAGTTTTTCAAGCAAGAGTACTGTATGTATTGCTAGCAGTAATAATGGGATCAATTGTCAGTAATTTTTTACTCGACTACTTAATTTGGTCACAACAATTACCATTAATATTTAAGTAA
- a CDS encoding F0F1 ATP synthase subunit epsilon, with product MKTIKVNVVTPDGPVHESDVDMVIAKAESGELGILAGHIPMVAPLKIGAVHLKKGSDSEYLSVNGGILEVRPDQVTVLAQSAELAEEIDYDRALRAKERAEQRLHAQKSEHVDFRRAELALQRAMNRISIVEKKY from the coding sequence ATGAAGACGATTAAAGTCAATGTAGTAACTCCTGATGGCCCGGTGCATGAATCAGATGTAGATATGGTGATCGCAAAAGCAGAAAGTGGAGAGCTTGGCATTTTAGCAGGCCATATTCCGATGGTTGCCCCACTTAAAATAGGAGCTGTTCATTTGAAAAAAGGTTCAGATTCTGAATATCTATCGGTGAATGGTGGAATTTTAGAAGTTCGCCCAGATCAGGTGACAGTACTTGCTCAATCTGCTGAATTAGCGGAAGAAATTGATTATGATCGTGCCTTACGTGCTAAGGAGCGTGCGGAACAAAGGTTACATGCCCAGAAGTCGGAGCATGTAGACTTTAGACGTGCAGAACTTGCTCTTCAACGTGCAATGAATCGTATATCCATTGTTGAGAAAAAATACTAA
- the atpD gene encoding F0F1 ATP synthase subunit beta, with product MSTGRVLQVMGPVVDVKFDGGSLPDINNALRVVQGPNSTSNVELTLEVALHLGDNTIRAIAMSSTDGVTRGAEVIDNGKSISVPVGDVTLGRVFNVLGETIDLDPEIPASARRDSIHREAPKFEQLSTQVEILETGIKVVDLLAPYIKGGKIGLFGGAGVGKTVLIQELINNIAQEHGGISVFAGVGERTREGNDLYHEMTDSGVIKKTAMVFGQMNEPPGARMRVALTGLTMAEYFRDEQGQDVLFFIDNIFRFTQAGSEVSALLGRMPSAVGYQPTLATEMGRLQERITSTNVGSVTSIQAIYVPADDYTDPAPATTFAHLDATTNLERKLTEMGIYPAVDPLASTSRALSPEIVGEEHYQVARNVQSTLQRYRELQDIISILGMDELNDEDKLIVHRARRIQFFLSQNFHVAEQFTGQKGSYVPVKETVKGFKDILDGKYDHLPEDAFRLVGRIEEAIEKAKSMGVEV from the coding sequence ATGAGCACAGGACGAGTTCTTCAAGTTATGGGACCAGTTGTTGACGTGAAGTTCGATGGAGGAAGTCTGCCTGACATTAACAACGCATTACGAGTTGTTCAAGGTCCAAATAGCACTTCTAACGTAGAATTAACACTTGAAGTGGCCCTTCACTTAGGTGATAACACAATTCGAGCTATTGCGATGTCTTCTACAGATGGCGTTACAAGAGGCGCAGAGGTAATAGATAATGGAAAATCTATTTCTGTACCTGTCGGAGATGTGACTTTAGGTCGTGTATTTAATGTATTAGGAGAAACAATAGATTTAGATCCAGAAATCCCAGCAAGTGCTAGACGTGATTCTATTCACAGAGAAGCTCCTAAGTTCGAACAATTATCAACACAAGTGGAAATTTTAGAAACTGGTATTAAAGTAGTAGACTTATTAGCTCCATATATTAAAGGTGGTAAAATTGGTCTATTCGGTGGAGCCGGTGTAGGTAAAACGGTTTTAATTCAGGAATTAATTAATAACATCGCTCAAGAGCATGGTGGTATTTCTGTATTCGCGGGTGTTGGGGAACGTACACGTGAAGGAAATGACCTTTACCATGAAATGACGGATTCTGGCGTTATTAAGAAAACAGCAATGGTATTCGGACAAATGAATGAGCCACCAGGTGCTCGTATGCGTGTTGCCTTAACAGGATTAACAATGGCTGAATATTTCCGTGATGAACAAGGACAAGACGTTCTTTTCTTCATTGACAATATTTTCCGCTTTACGCAAGCTGGTTCTGAGGTTTCTGCATTACTTGGCCGTATGCCATCAGCGGTTGGTTACCAGCCGACATTAGCAACGGAAATGGGTAGACTACAAGAACGTATCACATCAACGAATGTAGGTTCTGTAACATCTATCCAAGCAATCTATGTACCGGCGGATGACTATACAGATCCAGCGCCAGCTACAACATTTGCTCACTTGGATGCAACAACAAACCTTGAGCGTAAATTAACAGAGATGGGTATTTATCCAGCAGTAGATCCACTTGCTTCTACTTCTCGTGCCCTTTCACCAGAAATCGTAGGGGAAGAGCATTATCAGGTAGCAAGAAACGTGCAATCTACATTACAACGTTATAGAGAACTTCAAGATATCATCAGTATCCTAGGTATGGACGAGTTAAATGATGAAGATAAATTAATCGTTCATCGTGCAAGAAGAATCCAATTCTTCCTATCTCAAAACTTCCACGTTGCTGAGCAATTTACAGGTCAAAAAGGATCTTATGTACCTGTAAAAGAAACCGTAAAAGGATTTAAAGATATTCTTGATGGCAAATATGATCACCTTCCAGAAGATGCGTTCCGTTTAGTTGGACGTATTGAGGAAGCTATAGAAAAAGCGAAATCTATGGGTGTAGAAGTATAA
- the atpG gene encoding ATP synthase F1 subunit gamma codes for MASLRDIKARIDSTKKTSQITKAMQMVYSAKMNRAVINVKAFIPYMSKMEEVTHSVALGSSGVSHPMLQSRPVKKTCYLVITSERGLAGAYNSNVLRKLNQTINERHQSKDEYAIIVIGRIGRDFLLKQGHNVILDVVGIPDLPDFLDIKDVTSKAVGMFDDGTFDELYVYYSHYVSAIQQDVVEKKVLPLTEMDATNTTLTSYEFEPSAEEILDVLLPQYAESLLYGALLDSKASEHSARMTAMKNSTDNAKELIGNLSLQYNRARQAAITQEITEIVGGAAALE; via the coding sequence TTGGCATCTTTACGTGATATAAAAGCTCGTATTGACTCAACAAAAAAGACTAGTCAGATTACAAAAGCCATGCAAATGGTGTATTCGGCTAAAATGAACAGAGCGGTTATTAATGTTAAAGCATTTATTCCGTATATGTCTAAAATGGAAGAAGTGACACATTCTGTCGCACTGGGAAGCTCAGGCGTTAGCCATCCAATGCTTCAATCACGTCCTGTGAAAAAAACATGTTATCTTGTTATTACTTCAGAACGTGGATTGGCGGGAGCCTACAACAGTAACGTACTTAGAAAATTGAATCAAACGATAAATGAGCGGCATCAATCTAAAGATGAGTATGCCATTATTGTTATTGGAAGAATAGGGAGAGACTTCCTATTAAAACAAGGACATAATGTCATTTTGGATGTTGTTGGTATACCAGATTTACCAGATTTCCTAGATATTAAAGATGTAACAAGCAAAGCTGTAGGCATGTTTGATGATGGTACTTTCGATGAACTTTATGTTTATTACAGTCATTATGTAAGTGCTATTCAACAGGATGTAGTAGAGAAGAAGGTTCTTCCGTTAACAGAAATGGATGCTACGAATACTACATTAACATCTTATGAGTTCGAACCATCAGCAGAAGAAATTCTCGATGTTCTATTACCACAATATGCAGAGAGTCTACTATACGGTGCTTTACTAGATAGTAAAGCAAGTGAGCATTCTGCACGTATGACAGCGATGAAAAATTCTACTGATAATGCGAAAGAATTAATAGGTAATCTAAGTTTACAATATAACCGTGCAAGACAAGCAGCTATTACACAAGAAATTACGGAAATCGTTGGTGGAGCTGCAGCCTTAGAATAA